In Dryocola sp. LX212, the genomic stretch CTCCAGCGGCAACGCCGGAAAATCACGGCGATAGCGGGCGATCATCTCCGGCAGAATGTAGTTGCCGATGGTGCTGCTGGCGTAGACGCGAATCGCACCGTTGGCCTCGCGGAAGAGCTGTTCTATTTCTCCGGCCTGCTCAAGCAGGCCCACCACGCGCGGGTAGAGCAGCCTTCCGTGCTCGTTCACCACCAGCCGCTTGCCCACGCGGTCAAACAGCTGAACGCCGAGCTGCCCTTCCAGATCTGCCAGCGCCGCGCTGACGGCGGACTGCGACAGGGCCAGCATCTGCGAGGCCTGGGTGGTTGAACCGCTTTTTAATACCTCAGCAAAAACTTCTAACTGCCGCAGCGTGATGTGCATTGCATTTCGCCTTAACACTTATTTCGATTGATTATAAATATATAATCAATTTTATTTTTAAACCAGCCCGCCCTATCCTTTTGCCATCACAAAGGAGAAGGTTATGACTGCACACACTGTTCCCGCACCGCGTCACACTCTGTGGCATTTCCTGCCAGGGCTGGCGCTGACTGGTGTTATTACCGCGTTTGCGCTGTGGATGGGCAATATCCCATCTGTTGCCGGGCTGGGGCTGGGCGCGCTGACGCTCGCTATTTTATGCGGTATGGTCATCGGCAATACCCTGTACCCAAAAATCTGGCAGCAGTGCGACGGCGGCGTGCTGTTCGCCAAGCAGCACCTGCTGCGCCTGGGGATTATTCTTTATGGCTTCCGCCTGACGTTTTCGCAAATCGCCGACGTCGGCGCCAGCGGTATCATCATCGACATTCTGACCCTAACCAGCACCTTTACCCTCGCCTGCTGGCTTGGACAGAAGGTGTTTGGGCTGGATAAACAAACCAGCTGGCTGATTGGTGCGGGCAGCAGCATCTGCGGTGCGGCAGCGATTCTGGCCACCGAACCCGTAGTCAAAGCCGAGGCCAGCAAAGTCACCGTGGCCGTAGCGACCGTCGTTATCTTCGGCACGCTGGCAATATTCCTGTACCCAATGATTTATCCGTTTGTCACCCAGTGGTTTACGCCTGAAACCTTCGGGATTTACACCGGATCGACCATGCATGAAGTTGCGCAGGTTGTTGCGGCGGGCCACGCCATCAGCCCGGAAACGGAGAACGCGGCGGTGATCGCCAAAATGCTGCGCGTCATGATGCTGGCACCGTTCCTGATTTTCCTTGCGGCTCGCGTTAAGCAACTTGCTCCGGCTGGTGCAGCACAGGCGAGCAAAATCACCATCCCGTGGTTTGCCGTTCTGTTCATTGTGGTCGCCATGTTTAACTCTTTCCACCTGCTTCCCGTAAGCCTTGTGAACGCGCTGGTTACCCTTGATACCTTCCTGCTGGCGATGGCGATGGCGGCGCTGGGCCTGACTACCCACATTGGCGCACTGAAGAAAGCCGGGGTGCGTCCTCTGCTGATGGCACTGGTGCTGTTCATCTGGCTGATCGTCGGCGGCGCGGCCATTAACCTGGGCATCCACCATTTAATGGCCTGAGCAGAGAAATTTCCCCTTTAACCCGCTATCATTGCGTTTTCCCGGTAGCGGGTTTTGACAGGAGAAACAAAGATGAAGTTTATTGGAGCGCACGTCAGCGCCTCGGGCGGATTAGAAAACGCCGCCATTCGCGCCCACGAACTGGACGCTACCGCTTTTGCCCTGTTTACCAAAAACCAGCGTCAATGGCGGGCCGCACCGCTCACCGATGAAGTCATCAGCAACTTCAGGCGCGCCTGCGAAAAGTACAACTACGGGCCGGGCCAGATCCTGCCTCACGACAGCTATCTGATTAACCTGGGCCATCCGGTTGAAGAGGCGCTGGAAAAATCCCGCGAGGCCTTTCTGGATGAGATGCAGCGCTGCGAACAGCTCGGGCTGACGCTGCTGAACTTCCATCCCGGCAGCCACCTGAAGCAAATTCCTGAAGAAGAGTGCCTGGCGAAAATCGCCCAGTCCATCAACATCGCGCTGGATAAAACCAAAGACGTGGTGGCGGTTATCGAAAACACCGCGGGCCAGGGCAGCAATCTGGGCTTCCGCTTTGAGCATCTGGCGGCGATTATCGACGGCGTGGAGGACAAATCCCGCGTTGGCGTCTGCATTGACACCTGCCACGCGTTCGCGGCGGGCTACGATCTGCGGACCGAAGAGGACTGCGAGAAAACGTTCAGCGAATTCGAGCGCATCGTCGGCTTCCAGTATTTACGCGGCATGCACCTGAACGACGCCAAAAGCGAATTCGGCAGCCGGGTTGACCGCCACAACAGTCTGGGAGAAGGCAATATCGGTCATACGCCTTTTGCCTGGCTAATGCGCGACAGCCGCTTCGACGGCATCCCGCTGATTCTGGAAACGACCAATCCGGATATCTGGGCCGAAGAGATCGCCTGGCTGAAAGCCCAGCAGCATGAAGCTGCGGTGGCGTAACTTTTTTGCGGCGGATACGCTCGCCCAACTTATCTCGTAGGGCGGATAAGCGACAGCGTCATCCGCCGGTACCTTTCAGGCAAACTTCACTAACCGCTCGCTTAAATTCTCTTCCAGCCACCGCAGCGACTCAAACCCTGCTTTTGCAACCCTGCCCGGCTCTGCCAGCTGATACTCATCGTTAAAAATCTCCAGCGACCATGGCCCGCGATAACCTTTGTCCACCAGCGTTCTGGCAAACTCCAGCACGGGCAGATCGCCCATGCCCGGCACGCAGCGGTAGTGACGGCTCCATTCCAGCACGTCCAGATCCTTGCGCGGTGCATCCGCTAACTGCACAAAAAAGATCTTCTCCAGCGGTATGTTTATCAGGTTGAGTTCATCCCCCAGCGCCAGCACGTGGAAGCTGTCCAGCACCAGTCCCAGCGATGCGCTATTAACGGCTTTGACACGGTCCCACGACTGCTGATATCGGTTGACATGCCTGCCCCAGGCCAGCGCCTCATAGCCCACTTTCACACCGTGCTGGCAGGCCAGTTCGGCTATTTTTCCCAGGTCGTGTATCTGCTTATCCCGGCTCGCGTCACACTGCTCATCTACGTTGCTGCACAGTAATAGCTTTTCGCAGCCCAGCTGATTCATCGTGTCGAATGTTCTGCGCGCCCGCTCGAGGTTTTCCGCCAGCTTCGCATCCGGCACTCCCTCGAAGTTACGAAACGGCTGGTACAGCAGGATCTGTAATCCCAGACTGCTGGCGAGCTTCGCAATGTCACGTGCGCTTCCCTGCCAGGCCTGGAGATCCGGCTCAAAGATTTCCACGCCGCTAAAGCCCGCACGGGCTATCGCGTGGAGTTTTTCAGGTAACGTACCGGCAAGACAAACGGTGGCTATTGAACGCTGCATACTTTCCTCGGGAACCGTGTGGGAGAGCTTTAATCTTTGAACCAACTGGTTCATTTGGCAACATTTGGGTAACAAATGGGGTTGTAAGCGGGGCTTGCCAGAAATGGAAAGTGAAAACGCCCCCGGTTTTCCCCGGAGGCGTTCAGATAAACTGCTTGATTTTACGAATATTAAGCTGTTTTAACAGCCAGCTCGGCGTCCGGAAGTTTCAGGAAGGCGTAAGACAAACCTGCCAGCAGCGTACCCGCCACAATCGCAATCAGATAGCCCAGCACCGGCGTAATCGCACCCGGAATCAGCAGAACGAACAGGCCACCGTGTGGCGCCATCAGCTTCGCGCCAACCGCCATGGAGATAGCGCCTGTTACCGCACCGCCCACGATACAGCAAGGCAGCACGCGCATCGGGTCACGGGCCGCGAACGGAATCGCCCCTTCGGTGATGAAGCACAGGCCCAGCACCAGCGCCGCTTTGCCGCCTTCCTGCTCGGATTTAGCGAACTTACGACGGGCAACCAGCGTCGCCAGGCCCAGCGCCAGCGGTGGCACCATGCCTGCCGCCATGATGGCCGCCATGGGTGCGTAGGTCTGGGTGCTCAGCAGGCCAACCCCGAAGGCGTAGGCCGCTTTGTTCACCGGGCCGCCCATATCGGTACACATCATACCGCCGAGGATCGCGCCAAGCAGAACCGCGTTTGCGGTGCCCATGGTCTGCAGCCAGTGGGTCAGGCCTTCGAGGATTTTCGCAACCGGCGTACCGATCAGGTAGATCATCGCCAGGCCAACTACCAGGCTGGAAATCAGCGGGATGATCAGGATAGGTTTCAGCGCTTCCATGCTTGGCGGCAGCTTCAGCTTAGTGCTGATCGCTTTCGCCACGTAGCCCGCAAGGAAACCGGCAATGATCCCGCCGATGAAACCCGCGCCGGTG encodes the following:
- a CDS encoding sugar phosphate isomerase/epimerase family protein, producing MQRSIATVCLAGTLPEKLHAIARAGFSGVEIFEPDLQAWQGSARDIAKLASSLGLQILLYQPFRNFEGVPDAKLAENLERARRTFDTMNQLGCEKLLLCSNVDEQCDASRDKQIHDLGKIAELACQHGVKVGYEALAWGRHVNRYQQSWDRVKAVNSASLGLVLDSFHVLALGDELNLINIPLEKIFFVQLADAPRKDLDVLEWSRHYRCVPGMGDLPVLEFARTLVDKGYRGPWSLEIFNDEYQLAEPGRVAKAGFESLRWLEENLSERLVKFA
- the nfo gene encoding deoxyribonuclease IV — translated: MKFIGAHVSASGGLENAAIRAHELDATAFALFTKNQRQWRAAPLTDEVISNFRRACEKYNYGPGQILPHDSYLINLGHPVEEALEKSREAFLDEMQRCEQLGLTLLNFHPGSHLKQIPEEECLAKIAQSINIALDKTKDVVAVIENTAGQGSNLGFRFEHLAAIIDGVEDKSRVGVCIDTCHAFAAGYDLRTEEDCEKTFSEFERIVGFQYLRGMHLNDAKSEFGSRVDRHNSLGEGNIGHTPFAWLMRDSRFDGIPLILETTNPDIWAEEIAWLKAQQHEAAVA
- a CDS encoding YeiH family protein, whose translation is MTAHTVPAPRHTLWHFLPGLALTGVITAFALWMGNIPSVAGLGLGALTLAILCGMVIGNTLYPKIWQQCDGGVLFAKQHLLRLGIILYGFRLTFSQIADVGASGIIIDILTLTSTFTLACWLGQKVFGLDKQTSWLIGAGSSICGAAAILATEPVVKAEASKVTVAVATVVIFGTLAIFLYPMIYPFVTQWFTPETFGIYTGSTMHEVAQVVAAGHAISPETENAAVIAKMLRVMMLAPFLIFLAARVKQLAPAGAAQASKITIPWFAVLFIVVAMFNSFHLLPVSLVNALVTLDTFLLAMAMAALGLTTHIGALKKAGVRPLLMALVLFIWLIVGGAAINLGIHHLMA